A window from Roseburia sp. 499 encodes these proteins:
- a CDS encoding chemotaxis protein CheW, which yields MGEFDTQKGKYITFKSGSEYYGIKIQYVNEIIVFQKITEMPECEDYIKGLINLRGKIIPVVDVRLRFKQEPIEYNDRTCIIVLNVNSMVVGLIVEKIAEVVEIPEENILPAPSIGNTEKRQNAFVYAVGKVGDDVKLLLDPEKLLNDEDLSVVERMNEETTEKGE from the coding sequence ATGGGTGAATTTGATACACAGAAAGGAAAGTATATAACCTTCAAATCTGGAAGTGAGTATTATGGCATTAAGATTCAGTATGTAAATGAAATCATTGTGTTTCAGAAAATCACAGAAATGCCGGAATGCGAAGATTATATAAAAGGGTTGATTAATCTGCGTGGAAAAATTATTCCTGTGGTGGATGTAAGGCTTAGGTTTAAGCAAGAACCAATTGAATACAATGACAGAACGTGTATCATTGTGCTAAATGTAAATAGTATGGTAGTGGGACTGATTGTAGAAAAAATAGCTGAAGTGGTGGAGATTCCGGAAGAAAATATTCTTCCGGCGCCATCCATTGGGAATACAGAAAAAAGACAGAATGCATTTGTGTATGCGGTAGGAAAAGTTGGTGATGATGTAAAGCTTTTACTAGATCCGGAAAAGTTACTAAATGATGAAGATTTATCCGTAGTGGAACGAATGAATGAAGAAACAACAGAAAAGGGAGAGTGA
- a CDS encoding methyl-accepting chemotaxis protein: MKNVKVKTRLIGGFVVIDVVIIISLLLGYSTASNIITVDDPQHYLQNYKIFCLGALVVSLAFAGYISISLTRMIDRSVKQLSQVAHQIAVGKVNVEIEKHGNNEFGKLLDDYQKVVDNIRYQSNIAEEVANGNLTVDVISKSENDVLGNAMKKLVSRNQSALSNISDAAYQVMTSSSEVASASEALAQGSTEQASAIEQITASMDDIAEKTRTNASEANEAANLIGQTIVEVKQGNKQMQDMMVAMKDINNSSESISKIIKVIDDIAFQTNILALNAAVEAARAGEAGKGFAVVAEEVRNLAAKSAQAAAETAELIEDSIQKVGAGSKIADETAKALEAITEVVHKSEVIINGISDASNYQAQAIEQIDQAIEQVSQVVQNNSATSQECAAASMELSNQANRMRSLLSAYTLGNQTNVNATPDFDERNEQIISLEG, from the coding sequence ATGAAGAATGTGAAGGTTAAAACAAGGTTAATCGGTGGATTTGTCGTTATTGATGTGGTGATAATTATTAGTCTGCTTTTAGGGTATTCCACAGCATCGAATATTATAACGGTAGATGACCCACAGCATTATTTACAGAATTATAAGATATTTTGTTTAGGTGCATTGGTAGTGTCATTAGCCTTTGCTGGATACATTTCCATATCTTTGACCAGAATGATTGATCGCTCTGTGAAACAACTTTCACAAGTGGCGCACCAGATTGCAGTAGGAAAAGTAAATGTGGAAATTGAAAAACATGGAAATAATGAATTTGGTAAATTACTGGATGATTATCAGAAAGTAGTAGATAATATCCGATATCAATCAAATATTGCGGAAGAGGTGGCTAATGGAAATCTGACAGTGGATGTTATTTCAAAATCTGAGAATGATGTATTGGGAAATGCCATGAAGAAATTAGTAAGTCGTAATCAGAGTGCATTATCAAATATTAGTGATGCAGCCTACCAGGTTATGACAAGTTCTTCGGAGGTGGCAAGTGCCAGCGAGGCACTGGCGCAGGGCTCTACAGAACAGGCAAGTGCGATAGAACAGATTACTGCTTCCATGGATGATATTGCAGAAAAGACCAGAACAAATGCTTCAGAAGCAAATGAAGCAGCTAATTTAATAGGACAGACCATTGTTGAAGTAAAGCAGGGAAATAAACAAATGCAGGATATGATGGTTGCTATGAAGGATATTAATAATTCTTCTGAAAGTATTTCCAAAATTATAAAGGTAATTGATGATATTGCATTTCAGACCAATATTCTTGCTTTGAATGCAGCAGTGGAAGCCGCAAGAGCCGGAGAGGCAGGAAAAGGATTTGCAGTAGTTGCAGAGGAAGTAAGAAATCTGGCAGCAAAAAGTGCACAGGCAGCAGCAGAAACAGCGGAACTTATCGAAGATTCTATTCAAAAAGTAGGAGCAGGTTCCAAAATTGCAGATGAAACGGCAAAAGCCTTAGAGGCAATTACAGAAGTGGTACATAAAAGTGAGGTTATTATCAATGGAATTTCGGATGCCTCCAATTATCAGGCACAGGCAATTGAGCAAATTGATCAGGCAATTGAGCAGGTATCCCAAGTAGTACAGAATAATTCAGCTACCAGTCAAGAGTGTGCGGCAGCTAGTATGGAGTTGTCAAATCAGGCAAATAGAATGCGCAGTTTGCTTTCTGCATATACCTTAGGAAACCAGACAAATGTGAACGCTACACCTGACTTCGATGAACGAAATGAACAGATTATTTCTTTGGAGGGCTAA